GAACCTCTTCAACGACATGATCCTGTGGATGATCATCTGGGGGCTGGTAGGCGCCCGGATCGTGTTCGTGGCAACCTCCTGGGACCAGTTCGCGGGCATCCCCTTCCCGCGCGTACTGCTGGACATCGTCAACCTGAGGGCCGGAGGCATCTCCATCCACGGCGGGCTGATCGGCGGGATTCTGGTGCTGATCTACTACACCCGGCGCTACAAGCTCAACTTCTACGAGTACGCGGACCTGTTCGTACCCGGTGTGGCCTTCGGCATCATCGGCGGGCGCATTGGCAACATCATGAACGGCACCGACACGGTGGGACGGGTCACGGGCTGGCCCATCGGCTACCGCTGGCCCAACGGGGCGCGCGCCTTTCACGACGGCATGTGCGTGCGCAACCCCAACCCCGACTTGGACCTCTCGCGCTACTGCCAGGAGATCGGCGGGCAACTGGTGATGACGGCCCCCGTCCACTTCACCCAGCTCTAC
This is a stretch of genomic DNA from Deinococcus aerius. It encodes these proteins:
- a CDS encoding prolipoprotein diacylglyceryl transferase, which encodes MDPVFLQIGSFKIAWYGVLITLGIVAGVWVGTRMARDRGLNVNLFNDMILWMIIWGLVGARIVFVATSWDQFAGIPFPRVLLDIVNLRAGGISIHGGLIGGILVLIYYTRRYKLNFYEYADLFVPGVAFGIIGGRIGNIMNGTDTVGRVTGWPIGYRWPNGARAFHDGMCVRNPNPDLDLSRYCQEIGGQLVMTAPVHFTQLYGVFIGIILSVAAYFWLRSRKAGWAFWQFWLWYSILRAGLEETFRLNPLTLKSYLNQGPNAPGIGLWTDTHLISIPLILVSIVMLLRLRNRPDTRPAGRLVGPSSPAAEPTPVERP